A portion of the Chloroflexota bacterium genome contains these proteins:
- a CDS encoding M48 family peptidase, which yields MCWRSAMRELTDNLVRREMFKAEVRRWAKRIGVEVKEIHLRAMRRKWASASRRGRLTFNTELLDLPLAFQWEVIVHELLHLKLDNGSHAKLFRVLLRAYLGENSQTSSQGGISDTSNRSG from the coding sequence ATGTGTTGGCGAAGCGCCATGCGTGAGTTGACCGACAACCTGGTACGCCGCGAAATGTTCAAAGCCGAGGTGCGCCGCTGGGCTAAGCGCATCGGCGTCGAGGTGAAAGAAATCCACCTGCGTGCCATGCGCCGCAAATGGGCCAGCGCATCTCGCCGTGGTCGCCTGACCTTCAACACCGAACTGCTGGATCTACCCTTGGCTTTCCAGTGGGAAGTGATCGTCCATGAACTGCTACACCTCAAACTGGACAACGGCAGTCATGCTAAGCTATTCCGTGTGCTCCTGCGTGCATACCTGGGAGAAAATTCACAAACGTCATCCCAGGGGGGGATCAGCGATACATCTAACCGAAGTGGTTGA
- a CDS encoding type I restriction endonuclease subunit R produces MPRFTERRTVQEPMARYSTEVEWRELSQEEAERLRRGTNGLLLYDIFLERVQALNPGVVGLREAEDLAARLARIRPNIQGNLQTWEYLRGLKTVYVPEEKRERNVRLVDLEHWENNLYHITQELRYTGGREPIRIDIAYFVNGIPVLLVEAKAAHKREGLAEALIQVRRYHENGAPLLALMQLFAITHLVRFYYGPTWNTERKALINWRTTAGAVESASSGATGQSPSLDFETLVKAFVHPARIVRVLRDYILFVHRDGELTKVVLRPHQMRAVDKVLQRAEEAVQPSPGQKPKRRGLIWHTQGSGKTFTMITIAQRLLAEPLFQNPTVLMLVDRNDLEQQLFSNLAAVGLGHAVVVESKRELRGLLRQDYRGLIVSTIHKFHQMPANINTRANIFVLIDEAHRTTGGDLGTYLMAALPNATILGFTGTPIDRSAHGKSTFQIFGVDDPPHGYLDKYSIRESIEDGATVPLHYTLAENELRVDRETLEREFLDLAEAEGLADPEELNRILERAVTLRNMLKNHDRIQRVARFVVEHYREYVEPLGYKALMVAVDREACALYQEAFERLYREDPERYLPPEAFEVVISSNYNDPPLLRQYHRSAEEEREIRDRFRREEHPKFLIVTSKLLTGFDAPNLYVMYLDKPMRDHVLLQAIARVNRPYEQDGQRKKHGLIVDFVGIFENLEKALAFDSQDIEGVVTDLDVLRERFEHLMAQARSEYIPLAAGGDDKAAERVLSHFRDEETRQAFYAFFDELADLYEVLSPAAFLRPYLDDYALLTQMVSMFQEAYEGSEAGLDVREMLRKTAVLVQQHTQGGAIRGAVEVYEINADLLRRLEASRKPPTVEVFNLVKSIRQKVAEEATAKPFLLSIGERAEAIVQAFQERQQSVQEALDALKALIAEINAAEREFAEQGLEAETFTVYWLLHQHHAVSKETARAVATDLVQTFQAYPHWATSQRQQRELRRALYKVLLRQGINKQVSALVNEILDVLAKRHA; encoded by the coding sequence ATGCCCCGCTTCACCGAACGCCGCACCGTTCAGGAACCCATGGCTCGCTACTCCACCGAGGTGGAATGGCGTGAACTCTCCCAGGAGGAGGCCGAGCGCCTACGTCGAGGCACCAACGGCCTGCTCCTCTACGATATCTTTCTCGAACGGGTGCAAGCCCTCAACCCCGGCGTGGTCGGGCTGCGGGAAGCCGAAGACCTGGCCGCCCGTCTGGCCCGCATCCGCCCCAACATCCAGGGCAACCTGCAGACCTGGGAATACCTGCGCGGCCTCAAGACCGTTTATGTTCCCGAGGAAAAGCGGGAGCGCAACGTCCGCTTGGTGGATCTGGAGCACTGGGAGAATAACCTTTATCATATCACTCAGGAACTGCGCTACACCGGAGGCCGCGAACCTATCCGCATCGACATTGCCTATTTCGTCAACGGCATCCCCGTCCTGCTGGTGGAGGCCAAAGCCGCACACAAGCGAGAGGGTCTGGCTGAGGCCTTGATCCAAGTGCGACGCTACCATGAGAACGGTGCGCCCTTGCTGGCGCTGATGCAGCTTTTCGCCATCACTCACCTGGTGCGCTTCTACTACGGCCCCACCTGGAACACCGAGCGCAAGGCGCTTATCAATTGGCGCACCACTGCGGGGGCTGTGGAGTCTGCGTCCTCTGGGGCGACCGGCCAGTCGCCCTCCTTGGATTTTGAAACCCTGGTCAAGGCTTTCGTCCACCCGGCGCGCATCGTGCGCGTGCTGCGCGACTACATCCTCTTTGTCCACCGCGACGGCGAACTGACTAAAGTTGTCCTACGCCCTCACCAGATGCGGGCTGTGGACAAGGTGCTGCAACGCGCCGAGGAAGCCGTGCAACCTTCGCCGGGCCAAAAGCCCAAGCGCCGCGGTCTCATCTGGCATACTCAAGGCTCCGGCAAGACCTTCACCATGATCACCATCGCCCAGCGTCTGCTGGCCGAGCCTCTTTTCCAGAACCCCACCGTGTTGATGCTGGTTGACCGCAACGATCTGGAGCAGCAACTCTTCTCCAACCTGGCCGCGGTGGGGCTGGGGCACGCCGTGGTGGTCGAAAGCAAGCGCGAACTGCGCGGCCTGCTGCGGCAGGACTACCGTGGCCTTATCGTGTCCACCATTCACAAATTTCATCAGATGCCCGCCAACATCAACACCCGTGCCAACATCTTCGTGCTCATTGACGAGGCCCACCGCACCACCGGCGGCGACCTGGGCACTTATCTCATGGCCGCACTGCCCAACGCCACCATCCTCGGCTTCACCGGCACACCCATTGACCGCAGCGCCCACGGCAAGAGCACCTTCCAAATCTTCGGGGTGGACGACCCGCCCCACGGCTACTTAGACAAGTATTCCATCCGCGAGTCCATCGAAGACGGTGCCACCGTCCCATTGCACTACACCCTGGCCGAGAACGAACTGCGGGTGGATCGCGAGACCCTGGAACGGGAATTCCTCGACCTGGCCGAAGCCGAAGGTCTGGCGGATCCCGAGGAACTCAACCGTATCCTCGAACGGGCCGTCACCCTGCGCAACATGCTCAAAAACCACGACCGCATCCAACGCGTGGCCCGCTTCGTGGTCGAACACTACCGTGAATATGTGGAGCCCTTGGGCTACAAGGCCCTCATGGTGGCCGTGGATCGGGAAGCCTGTGCCCTTTACCAAGAGGCCTTTGAGCGCCTCTATCGGGAAGATCCCGAACGCTACCTGCCGCCCGAAGCCTTCGAAGTGGTCATCAGCAGCAACTACAATGACCCACCTTTGCTGCGCCAATATCACCGCAGCGCGGAGGAAGAGCGGGAGATTCGCGATCGCTTCCGGCGCGAGGAACATCCTAAGTTTCTCATTGTCACCTCCAAGTTACTCACCGGCTTCGACGCGCCCAACCTCTATGTGATGTACCTGGACAAACCCATGCGCGACCATGTGCTCCTCCAGGCTATTGCACGCGTCAACCGCCCCTACGAGCAAGACGGCCAGCGCAAAAAGCACGGTCTCATTGTGGACTTTGTGGGCATTTTTGAAAACTTGGAGAAGGCCTTGGCCTTTGACTCTCAGGACATTGAAGGCGTGGTCACCGACCTGGATGTGCTGCGGGAGCGCTTTGAGCATCTGATGGCCCAGGCCCGCAGCGAGTACATCCCCCTGGCCGCGGGCGGCGACGACAAGGCCGCTGAGCGAGTGCTTTCCCACTTTCGAGACGAGGAAACGCGGCAGGCTTTCTACGCTTTCTTCGATGAACTCGCTGACCTGTACGAGGTACTCTCCCCGGCGGCTTTCCTGCGCCCCTACCTGGACGACTATGCGTTGCTGACCCAGATGGTCTCCATGTTCCAGGAAGCCTACGAGGGGAGCGAGGCTGGCTTGGATGTTCGGGAGATGTTACGCAAGACGGCGGTTCTGGTGCAACAACACACCCAGGGCGGGGCCATCCGTGGCGCGGTGGAGGTGTACGAAATCAATGCCGACCTGCTTCGCCGCCTGGAGGCCAGCCGTAAGCCGCCCACCGTGGAGGTGTTCAATCTGGTAAAATCCATCCGCCAGAAAGTGGCTGAGGAGGCCACGGCGAAGCCTTTCCTACTCTCCATTGGCGAGCGGGCCGAGGCCATCGTTCAGGCTTTCCAGGAACGACAGCAGAGCGTTCAGGAGGCCTTAGATGCCCTCAAGGCCCTGATTGCCGAAATCAACGCTGCCGAGCGGGAATTCGCCGAGCAAGGTCTGGAAGCCGAGACCTTCACCGTGTATTGGTTGTTGCATCAGCATCACGCCGTGTCCAAAGAGACGGCCCGGGCTGTAGCCACGGATTTGGTGCAGACTTTCCAGGCTTACCCCCACTGGGCCACCAGCCAGCGCCAGCAACGCGAACTGCGCCGGGCACTCTACAAGGTGTTGCTGCGGCAAGGCATCAACAAGCAGGTTTCTGCCCTGGTGAACGAGATCCTGGATGTGTTGGCGAAGCGCCATGCGTGA
- a CDS encoding DUF86 domain-containing protein codes for MRTKAQLAMETEAVQLVRKTFSIIARECRRGRYFVEGVEYNDFIRNDEKRYAVIKTIEIIGEAAKRLPIPLRQRIPDIPWKDISGMRDVLVHNLDNVDLEIVWDVARRRLPDLKDKIMRYIPMIEVLVDLPSNWSVKHLSDVANIYMGQSPPSSSYNENGKGVAFLQGKAEFGEIFPRNTKWTTQPKRISASWSILISVRAPVGNVNISDRRYAIGRGLAEVRPKQHTDAWYLFFVLLYERPRLRSEASGTIFQSINKKTLQEFLILHPPLPEQRAIAHVLRTVQEASEATARVIVALRDFKRALMRHLFTYGPVPVDMADQVALQDTPIGPIPAHWRVVRLGDVVTLRKGTIHPSDAPNARYIGLEHLTPGEIRIKQFGRAGSTRSAKSVFEEGDVLYGKLRPYLDKAAIAEWPGVCSTDILVLQPVKAEPLFLAYLMHTPFVLNHAIATTAGVNHPRTSWKALSQAFIPLPPLPEQRAIARILQTVDRKIEAEEARQQALDDLFRSLLHHLMTAKVRLPQGVVQRFEEVNSREQVSI; via the coding sequence ATGAGAACAAAGGCACAATTAGCGATGGAAACGGAAGCCGTCCAATTAGTAAGAAAAACGTTTTCCATTATTGCACGAGAATGTCGGCGAGGTCGCTATTTCGTTGAAGGTGTTGAATATAATGATTTCATCAGAAATGATGAAAAACGATATGCTGTCATAAAAACCATCGAAATAATCGGAGAAGCAGCAAAGAGGCTACCCATACCTCTTCGTCAACGCATTCCCGATATCCCCTGGAAAGATATCTCTGGAATGAGAGATGTACTTGTACACAACCTTGATAATGTTGATCTTGAAATAGTATGGGATGTGGCAAGGCGCCGTTTACCCGATCTTAAAGATAAGATCATGAGGTACATACCAATGATCGAAGTTCTTGTTGATTTACCATCAAATTGGAGTGTAAAGCACCTATCTGATGTGGCTAACATTTATATGGGACAATCACCGCCTTCATCTAGCTACAATGAGAACGGTAAAGGTGTAGCCTTCTTGCAAGGTAAGGCTGAGTTCGGAGAGATCTTTCCGAGAAATACCAAATGGACGACACAGCCCAAACGTATATCTGCCTCTTGGTCCATATTGATTTCAGTTCGAGCCCCAGTGGGCAACGTAAATATTTCGGATCGAAGATATGCTATAGGCCGTGGTTTAGCAGAGGTTAGGCCAAAGCAGCACACGGATGCTTGGTATCTGTTCTTCGTATTGCTTTACGAACGTCCGAGATTAAGGAGCGAGGCTTCGGGCACGATCTTCCAAAGCATCAACAAGAAGACACTTCAAGAGTTCCTTATCCTACACCCGCCCCTGCCCGAACAGCGCGCCATTGCCCATGTGCTGCGGACGGTGCAAGAAGCCAGCGAGGCCACTGCACGCGTCATCGTCGCCCTGCGCGACTTCAAACGCGCCCTCATGCGCCACCTCTTCACCTACGGCCCCGTGCCTGTGGACATGGCTGACCAGGTGGCGCTGCAGGATACCCCTATTGGCCCCATCCCCGCTCATTGGCGCGTGGTGAGGTTGGGGGACGTGGTAACACTACGCAAGGGTACCATCCATCCATCAGATGCTCCTAATGCACGGTACATTGGCCTTGAACACCTAACTCCTGGCGAGATACGCATCAAGCAATTTGGCCGTGCCGGCTCCACTCGCAGCGCAAAATCGGTATTTGAGGAAGGAGATGTGTTGTACGGCAAACTACGTCCCTATTTGGACAAAGCCGCTATAGCAGAATGGCCTGGTGTGTGCTCCACAGATATTCTTGTGCTTCAGCCAGTAAAGGCCGAGCCTCTTTTCTTAGCCTACTTGATGCACACTCCCTTTGTTCTAAACCACGCAATTGCTACCACCGCAGGAGTCAACCATCCTCGAACCTCTTGGAAAGCCTTAAGCCAAGCCTTTATCCCCCTCCCCCCACTCCCGGAGCAACGCGCCATCGCCCGCATCCTGCAAACGGTGGATCGCAAAATCGAGGCCGAAGAAGCACGGCAGCAGGCGCTGGACGACCTCTTCCGTTCCCTGCTCCATCACCTGATGACGGCCAAGGTGCGCCTACCGCAGGGGGTTGTGCAGCGGTTTGAGGAGGTCAATAGCCGTGAGCAGGTCTCCATTTGA
- a CDS encoding SAM-dependent DNA methyltransferase — MTTLDISTLESWLWEAACAIRGPVDAPKFKDYILPLIFLKRLSDVFDDEVQRVAAEFGMPPEQAREMVDEDHALVRFYIPSTARWATLRDLPAQGLGQRLTDAVRAVARENPRLSGVIDITDFNATTAGQRIVDDPHLHRLIQVLSQHRLGLDDVEPDILGRAYEYLLRKFAEGAGQSAGEFYTPRMVSVLMARILDPEPGMSVYDPTCGSGGLLVKTFLRFLEKYGEEENGRLKPSGHIAEIRVFGQDINASAYAMAWMNVVVHDIEDADIRLGDTMRKPAFLDTAGSHLRRFDLIVANPMWNQDIPTEVYEHDPYNRFPYGVPPASSADWGWVQHMVASLNDTGRMAVVLDTGAVSRGSGTRGSNRERDIRKRFIEGDVTVPGDLIEAVILLPENLFYNTTAPGIIMVINKQKRHPSEILLINASRLFVKGRPKNELTDEHVDRIARVYHDWAEEEGLSRIITTEEAAANDYNLSPNRYVAQNDEEEVLPLEEAVVRLREAEETRSEADRALQGVLRVLGLIDKDATDPQKQQPS; from the coding sequence ATGACCACCCTGGATATTTCCACCCTGGAATCCTGGCTCTGGGAGGCCGCTTGCGCCATCCGCGGGCCGGTAGATGCGCCCAAGTTCAAGGACTACATCCTCCCCCTCATCTTCCTCAAACGCCTGTCTGATGTGTTCGACGACGAAGTGCAGCGCGTGGCTGCTGAGTTTGGCATGCCGCCGGAGCAGGCGCGGGAGATGGTGGACGAAGATCACGCCCTAGTGCGTTTCTATATCCCTTCGACGGCCCGCTGGGCCACCTTGCGCGACCTGCCCGCCCAGGGCCTGGGCCAGCGCCTGACCGACGCCGTGCGGGCCGTGGCTCGCGAAAACCCGCGCCTGAGCGGCGTCATTGACATTACCGACTTCAACGCCACCACCGCGGGCCAGCGCATTGTGGATGATCCCCACCTGCACCGCCTGATTCAGGTTCTTTCCCAGCATCGTCTGGGCCTGGACGATGTGGAGCCCGACATCCTGGGCCGTGCCTACGAGTACCTGCTGCGCAAGTTTGCGGAGGGCGCGGGCCAGTCCGCGGGCGAGTTCTACACCCCGCGCATGGTCAGCGTGCTCATGGCTCGCATCCTCGACCCCGAACCCGGCATGAGCGTGTATGACCCCACCTGCGGCTCCGGCGGCCTCCTGGTCAAGACCTTTCTTCGCTTCCTGGAAAAGTACGGCGAGGAGGAGAATGGTCGTCTAAAGCCCTCCGGCCATATCGCGGAAATCCGCGTCTTCGGCCAGGACATCAACGCTTCAGCCTACGCCATGGCCTGGATGAACGTGGTCGTCCACGATATTGAAGATGCGGACATCCGCCTGGGCGATACGATGCGCAAGCCCGCGTTCCTGGACACTGCGGGAAGTCACCTGCGCCGTTTTGATCTGATAGTCGCCAATCCCATGTGGAACCAGGATATCCCCACCGAGGTGTACGAGCACGACCCGTACAATCGCTTTCCCTACGGCGTGCCGCCCGCATCCAGCGCGGACTGGGGCTGGGTGCAGCACATGGTGGCCTCGTTGAACGACACAGGTCGCATGGCCGTGGTGTTGGACACGGGCGCGGTAAGCCGGGGCAGCGGCACGCGCGGCAGCAACCGCGAGCGCGACATCCGCAAGCGCTTCATCGAGGGCGATGTCACCGTGCCGGGCGACCTCATCGAAGCCGTCATCCTGCTGCCTGAAAACCTCTTCTACAACACCACCGCGCCCGGCATCATCATGGTCATCAACAAGCAGAAGCGCCATCCAAGCGAGATCCTGCTCATCAACGCCTCCCGCCTCTTCGTCAAAGGCCGCCCCAAAAACGAACTGACCGACGAGCATGTGGATCGCATCGCCCGCGTGTATCACGACTGGGCCGAAGAAGAGGGCCTGAGCCGCATTATCACCACCGAGGAGGCCGCGGCCAATGACTACAACCTGAGCCCCAACCGCTACGTGGCCCAGAACGACGAGGAGGAGGTGTTGCCCCTGGAGGAGGCCGTGGTGCGGCTGCGCGAGGCCGAGGAGACCCGCTCCGAGGCCGACCGCGCCCTGCAAGGCGTCCTACGCGTCTTGGGATTGATTGATAAGGACGCTACGGATCCACAAAAACAACAACCATCCTGA
- a CDS encoding type II toxin-antitoxin system HigB family toxin, whose product MHVISKKKLIECWTQHPDAEQPLKAWHAEAKKAQWKTPADVKEKFGSASILANNRVVFNIGGNKYRLVVEIHYKGKVVFVRWVGTHAEYDRINAEEI is encoded by the coding sequence ATGCACGTTATCTCAAAAAAGAAGCTTATCGAGTGCTGGACTCAGCATCCTGATGCCGAACAACCCCTAAAAGCGTGGCACGCAGAGGCAAAGAAGGCTCAGTGGAAGACACCGGCGGATGTCAAAGAGAAATTCGGCAGTGCAAGCATTCTTGCCAATAACCGCGTGGTATTCAACATTGGGGGCAACAAATACCGCCTGGTGGTGGAAATCCACTACAAAGGAAAGGTGGTCTTTGTCCGTTGGGTAGGCACTCATGCCGAATATGACCGGATAAACGCAGAGGAAATCTGA
- a CDS encoding ImmA/IrrE family metallo-endopeptidase, giving the protein MKPQVIKTPEEYEQALAHIETLMDATPGSAEEKELELFVLLVEAYEEEHFPVGLPDPIEAIKFRMEQEGLTRKDLVPYIGSMSKVSEVLNRKRPLSLRMIRRLHAGLGIPAEVLLQEPGKESIAPPRYTVSEFPFSKMFKRGYFQFSGPLTMAKEYGEELLAELFSVFGEQAPQALYRRADKEVDEKALLAWLARAMQLARQENLPPYNPEDLTETFFQYLVGLSIFDNGPVLAKEFLNKNGIHLIVLRHLPKTYLDGAAFIAPTGRPAVGLTLRYDRLDNFWFTLLHELAHVRLHLHDGNVAFFDDTEKQPEGDDPKEQEANQFARNALIPPAAWEEWKDRLLTNYADDLLKTFAHRLRIHPAIVAGRVRWETGDYTHHSSLLGTGMVRKQLLKEECRLVPSEV; this is encoded by the coding sequence ATGAAACCCCAGGTAATCAAAACCCCAGAGGAATACGAACAAGCTCTGGCGCATATCGAGACCTTGATGGATGCAACTCCCGGCTCTGCCGAGGAAAAGGAACTGGAACTCTTTGTGCTGTTGGTGGAAGCCTACGAAGAGGAACACTTTCCCGTCGGTTTGCCGGATCCTATCGAGGCCATCAAATTCCGCATGGAACAAGAGGGACTGACGCGCAAGGACTTGGTGCCTTACATTGGCAGCATGAGCAAGGTGTCCGAAGTCCTCAACCGCAAGCGCCCTCTCAGCCTGAGGATGATCCGCAGGTTGCACGCGGGGCTGGGCATTCCGGCCGAAGTGCTGCTTCAGGAACCGGGGAAAGAGAGCATTGCCCCTCCCCGGTACACCGTGAGTGAATTCCCTTTCAGTAAAATGTTCAAGCGCGGCTATTTTCAGTTTTCGGGGCCGCTGACCATGGCGAAGGAATATGGCGAAGAACTCTTGGCTGAATTGTTCTCGGTATTTGGAGAGCAAGCGCCCCAGGCGCTCTACCGCCGGGCGGACAAGGAAGTCGACGAAAAAGCCCTCCTGGCCTGGTTGGCTCGGGCAATGCAGCTGGCGCGGCAGGAAAACTTGCCGCCTTATAACCCCGAAGACCTCACGGAAACCTTTTTCCAGTATCTGGTGGGGTTAAGCATTTTCGACAATGGACCGGTGTTGGCCAAAGAGTTCCTGAACAAGAATGGCATTCACCTGATCGTGCTCCGACACCTTCCCAAAACTTATCTGGACGGCGCCGCTTTCATCGCTCCCACCGGCCGGCCGGCTGTAGGGCTGACGCTGCGGTATGACCGTCTGGATAACTTCTGGTTCACCTTGCTGCACGAGTTGGCGCACGTTCGTCTTCACCTCCACGATGGGAACGTGGCCTTTTTCGACGACACCGAAAAGCAGCCGGAAGGGGACGACCCCAAAGAGCAAGAAGCCAACCAGTTTGCGCGCAACGCGCTCATCCCGCCGGCGGCCTGGGAAGAATGGAAAGACCGGTTGCTCACCAATTACGCCGACGACCTCCTGAAGACTTTTGCCCACCGGCTGCGCATCCATCCGGCCATCGTCGCCGGCCGTGTCCGCTGGGAAACCGGAGATTACACCCACCATTCGTCTTTGCTGGGGACAGGGATGGTACGGAAGCAACTTTTGAAAGAGGAGTGCCGCCTTGTACCGTCTGAGGTGTAG
- a CDS encoding DUF1646 domain-containing protein, whose amino-acid sequence MTRKTMLGSTAMSLIRKNGSLHTFHCQTIKMLKRHAELVALIILLIPLLAYQRAYLQHPSALLALVDWETIATLAGIILATTAVRQSRLFGRLAAGILSHIRSERALALVLTSLTAGMATFLTNDIALLIIVPLTLSLQDFLEEDITKIVIFEALAANVGSALTPIGNPQNLFLWHQWGLHFTQFVGEMAAPVGLMMALLIALMWFSFRKRSLTLKVRENCHFQPRLAALSLTALGVYIVLAEFRLSIYAFLPLLAFFLIADREAVRQADWALVGLFILMFVDFHLLAAVPLVARTLSALQGDGAGTVFLGSILTSQVISNVPAAILVSQFSHAWRAIAYGVNLGGNGLFIGSLANLIALKMVNNRRIWRDFHLYSLPYLAVTATLVYFILL is encoded by the coding sequence ATGACGAGGAAAACCATGTTGGGAAGCACTGCCATGTCTCTTATCCGTAAAAACGGTTCGCTGCATACCTTCCACTGCCAAACCATCAAAATGCTCAAACGGCATGCCGAACTGGTTGCTCTAATCATCTTGCTCATACCTCTACTGGCCTATCAACGCGCTTACCTGCAGCACCCCAGCGCCTTACTGGCACTGGTCGATTGGGAAACCATCGCCACGCTGGCAGGCATCATCCTTGCCACCACCGCCGTCCGGCAAAGCCGCCTTTTTGGCAGGCTGGCAGCAGGCATTCTCTCCCACATCCGCTCTGAGCGCGCGTTGGCCCTCGTTCTGACCAGCCTGACGGCAGGCATGGCAACCTTCCTGACAAACGATATCGCCTTGCTCATCATCGTACCGCTCACACTCAGCCTGCAAGACTTTCTGGAAGAAGACATCACCAAAATCGTGATCTTCGAGGCCTTAGCAGCCAATGTGGGCTCCGCGCTCACCCCTATCGGCAACCCGCAAAACCTTTTCTTATGGCACCAGTGGGGGCTGCACTTCACGCAGTTTGTCGGTGAAATGGCTGCACCAGTAGGGCTCATGATGGCGCTCTTGATCGCGCTGATGTGGTTTTCCTTCCGTAAACGCAGCCTTACCCTCAAAGTGCGAGAAAACTGCCACTTCCAACCGCGCCTGGCTGCGCTTTCGCTGACCGCGCTCGGCGTGTATATCGTGCTGGCGGAATTCCGGCTCAGCATCTACGCTTTCCTGCCTTTGCTGGCTTTCTTCCTCATTGCCGACCGCGAGGCTGTCCGCCAGGCCGATTGGGCACTCGTGGGGCTGTTCATTTTGATGTTCGTCGATTTCCACCTCCTGGCCGCCGTGCCGCTGGTCGCACGGACACTGAGCGCACTCCAGGGCGATGGTGCAGGCACGGTGTTTCTCGGCTCGATTCTGACTTCCCAGGTCATCAGCAACGTACCTGCTGCCATCCTGGTTTCCCAGTTCTCGCACGCATGGCGGGCCATCGCTTACGGCGTCAACCTCGGCGGGAACGGGCTGTTCATCGGCTCGCTCGCCAACCTGATTGCGCTCAAAATGGTCAACAACCGGCGAATATGGCGCGACTTCCACCTCTACTCCCTGCCTTACCTGGCCGTCACCGCCACGCTGGTATACTTCATATTGTTATGA
- a CDS encoding response regulator transcription factor codes for MSDEKIRILVIEDEPTITEFLRVGFGYEGYEVAIAEDGRTGLQMAEQGDYGVIILDIMLPDMDGFTVCRKLRARGNNTPIIMLTALTELSDRVTGLDSGADDYVTKPFMFEELLARVRVQLRHRGKLPTQTELRAGDLVLNPDTHEVFKGKKPLHLTPTEFKMLHLLMSHPRRVFSKETLLNRVWGYDYVGDTNIVEVHISHLRDKIGDKPPRLIQTVYGVGYAFHPEEASDAPVE; via the coding sequence ATGAGCGACGAAAAAATTCGCATTTTGGTGATAGAAGACGAACCAACGATTACCGAATTTCTGCGGGTAGGCTTCGGCTACGAAGGTTACGAGGTCGCCATTGCCGAAGACGGCCGCACAGGCCTGCAAATGGCCGAACAAGGGGATTACGGCGTTATCATTCTCGACATCATGCTCCCCGATATGGATGGTTTCACCGTGTGCCGCAAACTGCGCGCGCGCGGCAACAACACGCCCATCATCATGCTCACGGCGCTTACCGAACTTTCTGACCGTGTCACCGGCCTCGATAGCGGGGCCGACGACTACGTCACCAAACCGTTCATGTTCGAGGAATTGCTGGCACGTGTGCGGGTGCAGTTGCGTCACCGGGGGAAACTTCCCACCCAAACCGAACTACGGGCAGGCGACCTGGTACTCAACCCCGACACGCACGAAGTCTTCAAAGGGAAAAAACCGCTTCACCTCACCCCCACCGAGTTCAAAATGCTGCATTTGCTGATGAGCCACCCCCGGCGGGTGTTTTCCAAGGAAACTCTGCTCAACCGCGTTTGGGGTTATGATTACGTGGGTGACACCAACATCGTCGAAGTCCACATCAGCCACCTGCGCGACAAAATCGGCGACAAGCCGCCCCGCCTCATCCAAACGGTGTATGGTGTCGGCTACGCCTTCCACCCCGAGGAAGCCAGTGATGCGCCTGTTGAATAA